A genomic stretch from Nocardia wallacei includes:
- a CDS encoding polyprenyl synthetase family protein produces MTTTILSAVGTGSDAVRAALREAVSRLDDSLRTVVAYHFGWCDQHGHAVAGNGGKSIRSRLALLTAQATGGDAADAIPGAVAVELVHNFSLVHDDLMDRDTTRRHRPTVWALWGDPVAVLAGDAMLSLAHEVLLDPAVPHAVPASRIVGAATRELIRGQIADVAFERRSEVSLAECVRMASGKTAALLSASAAVGAVLTGAPARTVTAMERYGHHVGLAFQLVDDLLGIWGEPEVTGKPVWSDLRSRKKSLPVVWTLEAGGTTGHELAQWLSCPETPDEDGLRYAAELVDRGGGRRWARNEARRRVALAEQALAAVPMPAQCHRELTDLAKFIVERSA; encoded by the coding sequence GTGACTACAACGATCCTGTCTGCCGTCGGCACCGGAAGCGACGCGGTGCGGGCCGCGTTACGCGAGGCGGTGAGCCGCCTCGACGATTCCCTCCGCACGGTGGTGGCCTACCACTTCGGCTGGTGCGATCAGCACGGGCACGCCGTGGCGGGCAACGGCGGCAAGTCCATCCGATCCCGGCTGGCACTGCTCACGGCGCAGGCTACCGGCGGCGACGCGGCCGACGCGATACCCGGTGCGGTCGCGGTGGAGCTGGTGCACAACTTCTCGCTGGTCCACGACGACCTCATGGACCGCGACACCACCCGCCGGCACCGGCCTACGGTGTGGGCGCTCTGGGGCGACCCGGTCGCGGTGCTCGCCGGTGACGCGATGCTGTCGCTGGCGCACGAGGTGCTACTGGATCCTGCTGTGCCGCACGCGGTTCCGGCCAGCCGGATCGTCGGCGCGGCGACCCGGGAGCTGATTCGCGGGCAGATCGCCGACGTCGCGTTCGAGCGGCGCAGCGAGGTGAGCCTGGCCGAATGCGTGCGAATGGCCTCGGGCAAGACCGCGGCGCTGCTGTCGGCCAGCGCGGCCGTCGGCGCGGTGCTCACCGGCGCACCGGCGCGCACGGTCACCGCGATGGAACGCTACGGCCATCACGTCGGCCTGGCCTTCCAGCTGGTGGACGACCTGCTGGGCATCTGGGGCGAGCCCGAGGTGACCGGCAAGCCGGTGTGGTCGGACCTGCGGTCGCGCAAGAAGTCACTGCCGGTGGTCTGGACGCTGGAGGCCGGCGGCACCACGGGACACGAACTGGCGCAGTGGCTCTCGTGCCCGGAGACGCCGGACGAGGACGGTTTGCGATACGCCGCGGAGCTGGTCGACCGTGGCGGCGGGCGCCGCTGGGCCCGCAACGAGGCCCGGCGGCGGGTCGCACTGGCCGAACAGGCGCTGGCCGCGGTGCCCATGCCGGCGCAGTGCCACCGGGAGTTGACCGATCTGGCGAAGTTCATCGTCGAACGGAGTGCGTGA
- the hpnH gene encoding adenosyl-hopene transferase HpnH, which translates to MAMPWRQSLRLGAYLAKQKVLRREKFPILVELEPLFACNLKCAGCGKIQHPHDLLKQRMPVEQAVGAIEECGAPMVSIAGGEPLMHPQIDEIVRRLLDRNKIVFLCTNAVLLPRHLHKFAPHRNFAWMVHVDGLRERHDASVCKDGVFDQAVDAIRQAQAAGFRVMTNTTFYDLDSPQDVIDVLDYLNDELGVDHMQIAPGYAYEKAPDQEHWLGVSQTHQLFAKAFGGGRRKKWRLNHSPLYLDFLEGKVDFQCTAWAIPSYSLKGWQRPCYLLEDSYAASYRELIEDTDWSNFGRGNDPRCANCMAHCGYEPTAVVATLGSLRETIRAAVS; encoded by the coding sequence ATGGCAATGCCCTGGCGTCAATCTCTGCGCCTGGGAGCCTATCTCGCGAAGCAGAAGGTGCTGCGCCGCGAGAAGTTCCCCATCCTGGTCGAATTGGAGCCGCTGTTCGCGTGCAATCTCAAGTGCGCCGGTTGCGGCAAGATCCAACATCCACACGACCTGCTCAAACAACGAATGCCGGTGGAACAGGCCGTCGGCGCGATCGAGGAGTGCGGCGCGCCGATGGTGTCCATCGCCGGCGGCGAACCGCTGATGCACCCGCAGATCGATGAGATCGTGCGGCGACTGCTGGACCGGAACAAGATCGTTTTCCTGTGCACCAACGCCGTGCTGCTGCCCAGGCATCTGCACAAGTTCGCCCCGCACCGCAATTTCGCGTGGATGGTGCACGTCGACGGGCTGCGGGAGCGTCACGACGCGTCGGTGTGCAAGGACGGCGTATTCGATCAGGCCGTGGACGCGATCCGGCAGGCCCAGGCGGCCGGATTCCGGGTGATGACCAATACCACCTTCTACGACCTGGATTCGCCGCAGGACGTCATCGACGTACTGGACTACCTCAACGACGAGCTCGGCGTCGACCACATGCAGATCGCGCCCGGCTACGCCTACGAGAAGGCGCCCGACCAGGAACACTGGCTCGGCGTCTCGCAGACCCACCAGCTGTTCGCGAAGGCCTTCGGCGGCGGTCGCCGCAAGAAGTGGCGGCTCAACCACTCCCCGCTGTACCTGGACTTCCTGGAGGGCAAGGTCGATTTCCAGTGCACGGCGTGGGCGATCCCGTCCTACTCGCTCAAGGGCTGGCAGCGACCCTGCTACCTGCTGGAGGACAGCTACGCCGCGAGCTACCGGGAGCTGATCGAGGACACCGACTGGTCGAACTTCGGCCGCGGGAACGACCCGCGCTGTGCGAACTGCATGGCGCACTGCGGCTACGAACCCACCGCCGTGGTCGCCACGCTCGGCTCGCTGCGGGAGACGATCCGCGCTGCGGTGAGCTGA
- the shc gene encoding squalene--hopene cyclase, whose translation MTVIDTTDARAEELASVRDALRAAVAHLRSLQDETGWWKGELATNVTMDAEDLLLRAFLGISTPEVTEPAARWIRSQQREDGTWATFHGGPGDLSTTVEAWVALRLAGDSPDAPHMRAAAKFVRAGGGVEASRVFTRIWLALFGLWSWDELPNLPPELIFLPSWFPLNIYDWGCWARQTVVPLTVVATLRPVRPLPFDIPELRTGSAPAQRDSIASIAGVFQRLDTVLHSYARRPLGWVRDLAMRQAAEWILARQEADGGWGGIQPPWVYSLLALHLLGYSLDHPAVRAGLDGLEGFVVREQTPEGELRRLEACQSPVWDTALALVALLDAGEPADDPAVLRATDWLLAEQVTVGGDWQVRRPDLTPGGWAFEFANDRYPDTDDTSLIVLALHQVSHPDQARLRAAVERAAEWTVGMQSADGGWAAFDADNTSSLPADLPFCDFGAVTDPPSADVTAHVVEMLAALGRARDEECRRGVRWLLDHQERDGSWFGRWGANHIYGTGAVVPALVAAGVDPHSRPIRAAVRWLRIHQNRDGGWGEDLRSYRDAVWIGHGESTASQTAWALLALLAAGVDSPVVDRGIRWLVDTQRPDGGWDEDLFTGTGFPGDFYINYHLYRVVFPIWALGRYLRGPAAIGTGQTGG comes from the coding sequence ATGACAGTGATCGACACGACCGACGCGCGGGCCGAGGAACTCGCGTCCGTCCGCGACGCGCTGCGGGCGGCGGTCGCCCACCTGCGCTCGCTGCAGGACGAAACCGGTTGGTGGAAGGGCGAACTCGCCACCAATGTGACGATGGACGCGGAGGACCTGCTGCTGCGCGCCTTCCTGGGCATCAGCACCCCGGAGGTGACCGAACCGGCCGCCCGCTGGATCCGATCCCAGCAGCGCGAGGACGGCACCTGGGCGACCTTCCACGGCGGCCCCGGCGATCTGTCCACCACGGTCGAGGCGTGGGTGGCGCTGCGGCTGGCCGGTGACTCGCCGGACGCCCCGCACATGCGCGCGGCGGCGAAGTTCGTGCGCGCCGGGGGCGGCGTCGAGGCGAGCCGGGTGTTCACCCGGATCTGGCTGGCGCTGTTCGGTTTGTGGTCGTGGGACGAGCTGCCCAATCTGCCGCCGGAGCTCATCTTCCTGCCGTCCTGGTTCCCGCTCAACATCTACGACTGGGGTTGCTGGGCGCGCCAGACCGTGGTGCCGCTGACCGTGGTGGCGACGCTGCGCCCGGTCCGTCCGCTGCCCTTCGACATCCCCGAACTGCGCACCGGATCGGCTCCGGCGCAACGCGATTCGATCGCCAGCATCGCCGGTGTGTTCCAGCGACTGGACACCGTGCTGCACAGCTACGCGCGCCGCCCGCTCGGCTGGGTGCGCGACCTGGCGATGCGGCAGGCCGCCGAATGGATTCTGGCCCGCCAGGAGGCCGACGGCGGGTGGGGCGGCATTCAGCCGCCGTGGGTGTACTCACTGCTGGCGCTGCATCTGCTCGGCTACTCGCTGGATCATCCGGCGGTCCGCGCCGGACTGGACGGACTGGAAGGGTTCGTCGTCCGGGAACAGACGCCCGAGGGCGAACTGCGCAGGCTGGAGGCCTGCCAGTCGCCGGTGTGGGACACCGCGCTGGCGCTGGTCGCGCTGCTGGACGCCGGCGAACCCGCCGACGATCCCGCCGTGCTGCGCGCCACCGACTGGCTGCTGGCCGAGCAGGTCACCGTCGGCGGCGACTGGCAGGTGCGCCGTCCCGACCTGACCCCGGGCGGCTGGGCGTTCGAATTCGCCAACGACCGCTATCCGGACACCGACGACACCTCCCTCATAGTCCTTGCCCTGCACCAGGTTTCGCATCCCGACCAGGCGCGGTTGCGAGCGGCGGTCGAGCGCGCGGCGGAGTGGACGGTCGGCATGCAGTCCGCCGACGGCGGCTGGGCCGCGTTCGACGCCGACAACACCTCCTCGCTGCCGGCGGATCTGCCGTTCTGCGATTTCGGCGCGGTCACCGATCCGCCGTCGGCCGATGTCACCGCGCACGTGGTGGAGATGCTCGCGGCGCTGGGCCGCGCCCGCGACGAGGAGTGCCGGCGCGGCGTGCGCTGGCTGCTGGACCATCAGGAACGCGACGGTTCCTGGTTCGGCCGCTGGGGCGCCAACCACATCTACGGCACCGGCGCGGTGGTCCCGGCGCTGGTCGCCGCCGGTGTGGACCCGCACTCGCGGCCGATCCGGGCGGCCGTGCGGTGGTTGCGGATCCACCAGAACCGCGACGGCGGCTGGGGCGAGGACCTGCGTTCCTATCGGGATGCGGTCTGGATCGGGCACGGCGAGTCCACGGCCTCGCAGACCGCCTGGGCGTTGCTGGCGCTGCTGGCCGCGGGCGTCGACTCGCCGGTGGTGGACCGCGGCATTCGCTGGCTGGTGGACACCCAGCGGCCCGACGGCGGCTGGGACGAGGACCTGTTCACCGGCACCGGCTTCCCCGGCGACTTCTACATCAACTATCACCTGTACCGGGTGGTGTTCCCGATCTGGGCGCTGGGCCGGTACCTGCGCGGCCCGGCCGCGATCGGCACCGGGCAGACGGGCGGCTGA